Genomic DNA from Acomys russatus chromosome 24, mAcoRus1.1, whole genome shotgun sequence:
ATGGCATAGTGTGGgtggtaaaaataaatttaatcagcatcaaagaacatcagaataaaaatatttttctttttggtctaaATGATAAACAGATATGCACTTTTCAAGCCTTTATCTCACACTAGTAACTTACTGAAAAGTTTCCTCAGAGCCACCATGATGTCCTTGTTCCTCAGAGTGTATATAATGGGATTCAGAGTTGGGATCAAAATTGTATAAAAAAGAGACAAGAGTTTTCCAATTGTTTCTGATTGATTTGGCTTGGGTTGTAGGTATGTGATACCAGCTGTTCCGTAGAACAAGACTACAATGGTCAGATGAGAGGAGCAGGTGGAGAAAGCCTTAGCCCTTCCTTTGGCTGACGACAGTTTCAGAATGCTGAAGATAATTTTGCAATAGGAAAAAATGATCAGCACAAAGGGAACCATGACGAACACCATTGCAACTACGTAGACTGCTATCTCATTCACAAATGTGTTGCCACAAGCAAGTTTTAGTACTGGCGGGATGTCACAGATGAAGTGATTAATTCTATTAGAGCCACAAAAATGCAATGAGAAAATCTGCCATGTTTGTCCAATCACAACTGGTATGACACTGATCCAGCAGGAAGCAACCAACTGGGTGCAGGTCCTTTGGTTCATGACTAAAGAATAGTGCAGAGGGTTACAAATAGCCACATAACGGTCGTAGGCCATGGCTGTCAGGAGGAGGCACTCTGTGCCTCCAAGCATAAGAATGAAACACATTTGTGTGGCACAGGCTAATATAGAGATAGTTCCTTTTTGGGTACAAAGATCCACAAGCATTCTTGGGATGGTGACCGTTACGTAACAGATTTCCACAAAAGAAAAGTTGCTAAGGAAAAAATACATAGGAGTCTGCAGAGCAGGGTCCATTCTTGTTATTAGCATTATAATACTGTTGCACATCAGAATCATCAAGTACATGAGCAAAAATATCCCAAAAAGAATCCACTGGAGACTAGGAACATCAGAAAACCCAAGTAGGACAAATTCTATCAGAAAAGAGGCATTCGATTTTTCTGTTCTGATTTTCCGATCATCTACACACGATAAATAAAACATGGTTAATTAATGCATACCTGATATTAACATTGACTTGTTACATTAACAAGTACATTGTTACTGTACTTGATTGAATAACATCGATCGATATACATAACTGAAATATCATCATTAACTTATAGTGTTTCGGTGAGACTTGGAACTGCTGTAGCTAAGAGATAAATAGTAAAGATCATTTAAATTCAGGTAATAATAGcagttctattttattaaattagtaTATATTGACACAAAGAAATTGTTTAGTGatgattattttttcaaatatgttttgcTAGTTTATGCTTTTTGTTGAGAGCATTGTCAGCTCAAGTGACTTAAGAGATTCACATTTGGAGTAAAAGGAAAAACCTAAAACTCTATGGACCAAGGAAAGATAGAGACTGAGCTTGAACAGAGAGAAGTGAACAAATAATAAACCAAgacactttctctctccctctctctctctctctctctctctctctctctctctctctctctctctctctctctctctctcgtatatTACAGATTTGTAAAGAAAGCTTTGTGTTATTTATCTCTCACTCCTGTATCAATGTTTATTGTTTCATTATTAAGACTGCAACTAGactcattttctttcatgttgtcttttttttattattttgtaaattaattattttgtcaAGTTAACCTTCCTTTTTGCTCCTCTGGAGTATATTCTGAAGAATAAGCTATtcttcttaataaataaatatgttacatttatagtatttttcacattcctttcattttattttgggggatttTATTTAACACTCTCTCCTCACTTTCAAGtatattttctcttctccattttcactttttagtattatctttttattatagagctttttaaaaacagttctaGGTTGCTGTGGGTCTTCAAGTGACCAGATATGAAAAGGAGTcttaaaagcagaagaaaacaaacagaaattcttATGCTGCTTCATATTGCCATCATCAGACACTAAGAACTGAGCCATGTCTGAAGAtctgcttccatttttctttaggTGTATTTCCtaagttttcaaaacaaaactgttcttTTTCTTATCATAATTGTCAAGCACTCACACCTCCCAGACCACAATATACTagtgctttttatttaatatactgGTGAATTTATGATAAAACATTctctcttattttatgttttattagcaCTAGTTCTCAAATtaatctcattttcatttctaatgccAATTTTCattacttaaaacatctattattatttaaataataattcataAACTAAAGTTTTATGATTAAGTCATTCATTTTAATAAAGtgcatataatttttaatatttttgttttcttaatttataacTACCATTAACTAAACTACCAATATCAATGTTACATCTTACCTTTGTATATTTGCATGAAGAGCCTTAGAGTATAAGTGATTGATAATTTATGGtccctttaaacttttttttcggGAACACAAACCAATtctacaagatttatttttactggcTTTGAACACCAATGTCTCTTAAATAAGAATATAACTATTGGCCCGAGGGATTAGCTTCCCCTGCGTAGCAATTTACCTTCAATAAACCTTCTGTTTGGTTATCTTTCTGGAGTAATTTTCAAAACTTCATTCTTTGTAGATAAGCCCACTTCTTCCACACTCATCATTAGTCTAGTTAACTCAAGTCtgtatgagggagagagagagaggcagacagagacaggcagagaaagagagagagagagaggtagagagagagagagagagagagagagagagagagagagagagacagagacagagacagagacagagacacagagacacagagagagagagagcaagtgcACCTATAGGGAcccatgtaaacacacatgtatgtgtgagatacagagaaagataccatgagagaaagagagagggggtgtgTACAACCTACGTACTCACATATTTGTGTATACAAACTTATCAACAGAAAAGTTAATAATCATTTGGTAGACTTGTGTGTTATCATTTATACATTCAGGTATGGATGAGTTttcttcattgtgtaaatgtccatACAACACTTTCTTTAAAGAATTCTTcgataagatggaatctcagagtctttttgtttgtttgtttgttgagcatttctttacatgctTCTCAGACACTTagtgattcctctgttgaaaattatcAGTTTAACTCTggaacatattattttatttggttatttggtttcttAGTATTTAATttcatggttttttaaaatatattttggatattagccatctgTAAAATACAGATTTGGTGAAGTTCTTGTCCCAATTTGTATGCTGCTGTTTTATTCTATAAAcagtgtgctttgccttacaCAGGCCATTTGGTTTCATGGAGTCCCATTTCTTAACTTTGATCTTAGTGCATGAGCTGTTATGGTTCGAAccaggaagttgtatcctgtgccaatgagttataGGCTATTccctcattttcttctattagatttagtagTGAGGTCTTTGATGTACTTATTCTTAAGTTCGTGCAGGGTAAAAATATGTGGATATAGTTGCATATttctacatgctgacatccagtgtaccagcaccatttgttgaagatgctttcttttttccattgtatggttttggcttctttttcaaaaatcaagtgtccatactctgagaatccatctttctcccttcaaaatggcttagatcaaaaactcaagtgacagcacacactgaCAAGGATGCACAGCAAGGGAACCAACCCCCTTGCCTTGGCagtgagagtacaaacttgtaaacccactttggaaaacaatctgtcACATTCTTAGAAAATTAGGTATAGTTCTTCCTGAAGACCAGCTGTACCACTCATGGGCATGTACCAAAAAGATGTTACATTGTAGGAGGAACAAGACTTGCCTTGAGCAGGAACAAGGCTCACCTGTCAATAGGTAAGCACAGAAGGGGACCTTCATGTTGAGTAGCACTGAGACCTGCCTAGACATGCCCAGGCGTGTCCAAAGACTGATGACATAATGGTAGAAACTAATAAGGGGGAGTCACAGGATCAGCTCACAGTTTGGGAGCCAATGAGACATTGGGAGAGGGAGTATAAAGGCATGCCTTATTTCCACCATAAAAGAGTCTGCTTCTGCCACTTGCTTGAATCCAGGCGTCTGTGCTGTTGACCCTGCATCAACTCACCCCAACCCTCAAGGGTCCTGGGCTTGAATTCCAGCAACACTACACCAcaacacaagaacatttgctaaactatgtttatagaagctttatttataatagccagagtTTGGAAACAACCCAGTTGTCCTCCCCTGAAGAATGGTTttaaaatgtagtacattttAACAgcagaatattactcagctattaaaaagaagaaaatcatgattTTTGAGGGAgttgatagaactagaaaatgtcaCCCTatgtgaggtaaaccagacccagaaagacataaatGGCATGTACTCcattgtaagtggatattagccatataatataggCTAAACATACTGAAATCTACATATCCAATGAGGCTAAGTTAAAAGGAGGGCCCAAGGTGAAGATGTATGAATCTcaatcagaaggggaaataaattgGACATCAGACAATAGCATGGGGGAAGGGAAACGATGGTGGGATAAAGGGTGGGTAGAGTGGGTAGCAGGTGAGAGGGTGGGAAATGCACACCAATGGGGGACATtgtgggacaagctggagacctaagatgTGGTAGGCTTCTGTGAAGATATGAGGGTGACTGCAGTTGAGACTCCTGGCAGTGGGggatacagagacagaaatgccTACTTATAGCTAGGCATGACTTCGAGCAGACGAAGAAGGCATCAACTCATTCACAAAATCTTTGGCCAAAAATTTGCCCAGCCTATAAGAGGTGtaaggataaagacagagcagagattgagggaatggtcatGCAATGACTTGCCCAatttgagacctaccccatgggagagagccaaccagtGAGGTTATTAATACCACCTGAAtgtctttaattaaaaacataaagggttcagaaaaaaaatataatacagaaaataattaaatgttttaaaaagtactatTTCCATTCACAATTGTAAAGACTTTTTAactcaaaataactttttttcagaaaaataaaaatgatggaatCTTTAAAAGCATCCAATAATGTTCAGTATAttgtgacaaaaagaaaaaatttagtgAAGATACTCACTATGCAGGTTTCtacatgaataattaaaaaataatggaagatatacatattctaaaaatattctgtgtatgtatgcgtgtgtgtgcgtgcgcatgcatccacgtgtgtatgtgtacaaaaGTAATGTGTGCTACAGAATGGAAGggaacagattttaaaattttatctactAATATATAAGAGCAGTGACACTATAGTGGTAGATATGTAAAAAGGATAATAGGGATGtctatctttctttcattataagttttatatattttagaccTCACATTATTTTGATAAATATCTCTTTAAAATTATCCAAGAAATGTAAGACTGTCTCGTGAAAATTCTATATTTTCCAAAAAGAATTTTTACAATGTGCAAGTTTTTCTCTTAACACaacataataagataaagcaaCACCCCTCATATTAAAGCTGAACAAGATGgaccaagagaagaaaagaagctaggaaaagacagaaaatcaGAGATGAACTCAAATAACACAGGCCTGAGACTAAGATTCCTTTTTTAGGATAAGATCTCAAAAGATGGGAGAGTCTCCTGGACTGAGATCTATGTTCCCGCCAGCAGAAACTGCAGTTTCAAAATTCTCTTTGCTGAGAGCTATCTTCTGGTTCTCTCTAAATTCTAACTGCATTTCATTCCCAAGGTGGGACTCCTCAAGCATAGCAAGGGTTGTTATGAGACCCTGGCCTGGGACTACACCTCATAAATTGTTTGGAAtgatgcatttgttttcttttggggtggTTTTAGGAACTTATTCTAGAAGAGAAAGAACACCCAGAGGCATCTGGCAGAATTCACAGCATAAGGAACATGGCCAGGATATCTGTGACAGAAATAAGAACAGTGCTCTTTTGATTTCCTGAAGTTGTAGTTCTGTATATTTTTGTCTCAAACATTTTCTGATTCCAATATATGTTAACTAACTTTTGTTCCTCTTTCATGGTCTATCataaatgtaaacaaagaaaatttgtttCAAATTGGGCTGCTTTAATATAAGCAGTATTTCCTTACTAGATATTCAGTCTAAACATCTGAAACGTTTTTGAACTCTATCTAGTACACATATACATTTTCATAATACATATGATTATATCCAGTAGACTCAATGAAAACATCAACATAAAGTATAAAAAGCTTTCAGATAAGTTTTATTCTATAATTACATGTTCTTTAGAAGTTGTATTTAAGtagtatgtataaataaaaaattgttttgctTGAAGGAAGGTTGCCAAATTATAATGGATTTATTAAACtatttcagtaaaaatatttttcatactaaTTTCATGAAGTTTACATGcattatatttgaaaatgtgcATTCTATGCACTTAATTTTGTGAGTCATAAACTTCTTATGTTTTATTGAAGGGAATTATATGAATGGGAGTGATACACTATCACATATTCTTTTTTCCAGCttaaagtttatttgtttgtttatctacttatttatttatttagtcttagAAACCATGTCTTCTGTATAACAGACGGGCCACCAATCCAAAATGTAGTTTCGAACCtagtgttggtttttttgtttttgtttttgttttccaagacagagtttcaccgtgaatgtcctggacttgtattgtagaccagaatggcctagaattcacagagatatccccgcctttgcctccctgaatgctgggatcagaTGTGTGCACTACAGTGCCTTGTTTACTCTTAATTTCTTCATCCTGCTACCCTAACATTTTTGGAAATGGAATGATAGTTTTGCTAACAACCTTTCTATTAGATATTATCTTTTATATCTCATGTTATATCCAATGTTGATATATATTTGTCCATGGAAGGATGAATTGTCTCCCAAAAGGAAACTTTCATTAAATAACCAATGTGTTTTTTCAATTTATCCATTGTGCCATTAGCTGGATGATTCCAAATTGGGTGATTTAACAGGGTGGTTTCCACCTGTTGTAATTCTACCTCATGGTTTGAAACTCTTCATATTAACATAATAAATttgcctgttttaattttttcaatagTACATTATCCTTTGTTGACTATCTTTATAATCAACAagagtgttttttcttttttaatattttactaatttatttatattacatcacaattgttatcccatcccttgtatcctcccattcctccctccctcccgcttttcccctactcctctcccctatgactgtggctaagggggaccttctccccctgtgtatgctcatagagtatcatatctcttcttggtagcctgctatccttcttctgagtgtcaccaggcatccccatccaggggatgtggtcaaatatggcacACCAGAGTTTGGGTGCAAGTtagttccctctctccactcaactgtggagaatgtcctgtccattggctatatctgtgtaggagTTTGATATttactgcacgttttgtccttggctggtaccataatttgagcaggaccccaggcccagatccacccgtcataatcttcttgtagggttccaagaccctctggatccttctatttcccccttctcccatgattctctcacctagaggcacaataggatgtcctctcctctgtcccactttccaggTAAATGAAGAGTTTcatggacatgccccttgggctagtgtccagatatatgtgaatatataccatttgactttttctgcttctgtgttaactcactcactatgatcatttctagttcaatccatttgtccacaaatttgggaattcctcgtttttaatagctgaaaatacattggcacaggagacaacttcctgaacagaacaccaacagcccaggccttaatgtcaacaattaataaattggacctcatgaggctgagaagcttctgtaaggcaggagacactgtcaacagaacaaagcaacagcctacagactgagaataGATCTTCAGCAACctgacatctgacaaaggtctaatatccaaaatatataaagaactcaagaaattaaacaccactataccaaataacccaattgagaaatggggcttggaactaaacagagaattctcaacagaggaatatcaaatggctgagaaacacttaatgaaatgctcaacctccttagtcatcaggaaaatgcaaaccgaaacaactctgagattccatcttacacccatcagaatggctaagatcaaaaattcaagtgacaccacatgctggcaaggatgtggggagagaggaaccctccttcattgctcgtgggaatgcaaactagtacagccactttggaaatctatctggtgctatctcagaaaactgggaataaggcttcctcaagacccagctattccattccttagaatctacccagaagatgctccagcacacatcaagaaactttgctcaaccatgttcatagcagccttactcataatagccaggacatggatacagcctaagtgttccttgtagaagaatggataaaggaactgtggtacatttacactatggaatactactcagctattaatcaACAAGAGTTGAGAAGTAAATTAGAATTCAGAAATATACACAGCACAAATACATGCATGAAACACACTTTATGtaattatttgacaattttatgTAATGTATTTTATCACATTCATCACATAATCCATCTTCTAACTTTTCCAAGATATATCCTTATTTTATTACCTGCCACCAATTTAGTAACCTTTAAGTTTAAATACCTTCAGCTTGGATAGAACCATCTTAGGCCACTATGTCCTTAAGAATATTGATTATTTTTCGTCTCTCTCCAATTATATATCAATGGcaaatagctcctcagttaggggtggAGGCTCATTATACCCTACTCCCTGGTGTTATAATGTTACTCCTGAaagtaaagatattttaaatttctttctctatttccatAGGGTCACTTAATTAAAATTAGTCAAACAATGGTTACTTTACATGGGacataatagttattattataatTGAATATTGCAGAATTTGATTTATGATTTTACTATGCTATGCctacatataaaatacacaaggaaatatttttgtaatCTTAGGCGTTCCCATATATTGATAACTTAGCCTGTAATTTTCTCAGTGCTACCGTGATGTCCTTATTCCTCAGGGTATATATAATAGGATTCAACAGTGGGATCAAAATAGTGTAGAAAAGAGACAGCAGTCTTCCTGAGGTTTCTGATTGATGAGCTTTTGGTTGTGCATATGTGATAGTAGCTGTTCCATAGAATAAAACCACAACTATCAGATGAGAtgagcaggtggagaaggctttAGACCTTCCTCCAGCCGATGACAGCTTTAGAATGTTGCAGATAATCTTGCCGTAGGAGACAATGATGAATAGAAATGGAACCATGATAAACACCACTGAGGCAACATAGATTGACAAGTTATTCACAAATGTGTCTCCACAAGCAAGCTTGAGTAGTGGGGGAATGTCACAGAAAAAGTGATTAATTTTGTTAGATCCACAGTAAGGCAAAGAGAAAATTTGGTACGTTTGTCCAGTCACAACTGGAATAATACAAATCCAGCAAGCAGCCACAAGCTGCACACAGACCTTACTGTTCATGACCAGGGGATAGTGCAGAGGATTGCAAATTGCCACATAACGGTCATAGGCCATGACTGTCAGGAGGAGGAACTCCATGCCTCCAAGCATGATGACAAAACAGAGTTGTACAGCACAGGACAACAAGGGAATAGTCCCTTTTTGAGTGTAAAGGTCTATAAGCATCCTCGGGATGGTGACCGTTACATAGCAGATTTCCACAAAAGAAAAGTTGCTAAGGAAAAAGTACATAGGGGTCTGCAGAGAAGGGTCCGTTCTTGTTATTAGCATTATAATGCTGTTGCAGATCAGAATAGacaaatatataagcaaaaatatCCCAAACAGCATCCACTGGAGATGGGGGACATCAGAAAATCCTAAGAGAACAAATTCTGTAACTGTAGTATTTGAATTTTCTgttataaatttcttttcatcTGTAGATAAAACAAATTCCATGTACTTAGTGAATTTACTTCTTCAATTCCACCATTTGTTTATGTTGGCTTGATGAGGTGAGTGGTCATATTTATATGTTCTTTTAAACAGTCATTTACCATAATATTTATAACTACAATGTGTGATTTCCAACATCAAAAAATGACTGGTTTGTGATTACAATGAACCCATTGTATGAGATATATTTGACTATATTCAGGTACATTTCAGCAAAGTTTTTTGGTACACACATTGCTAATAAGGGCACACTGTAGggaaattataaatatacatgtattttgcagttaaaaattgagatttttattataaactttaaaaaatttgtatGCTTTCATAataccttttcttcatttttaattaatacaaatctttaaaagcacagatttttgaagcttttctttaatgcttattcAAAAGCTATTTTAAGTCTTTTGTTGCAAAATCCACAGGCTGTGATTCTGGGCACTTAGAGAGATGGATCCATGGTTAAATGCTTGCAGATTTTTGCCTGTAGATTGacaccttgaaaaacaaaattaacatctCCAGATACCCAAGTAAATGCTAAGTAAAAGTTGAAGTCCTTCTGTGATTCAACCtggcaaagacagagacaggatctACAGCAAGCTGGTATCTAACGTAGCCATTTCTCTGAGCTATGGGTTTGATGTTGAGACTATGCATCAAAAAGTTAAATAGAAGTGTGATGTGGAGTTTCTCAAGAAGTCAAAATTTGGCCTCTACAGGTGTGCACACTCATAGACATGAAAGGAAGcaacaacaactaaaataaaatacaacatacacacacattaaaaatgagaGATGAATAGATTTAGCATATCTTAACACAGATCATTCCTAATAAGAAATTAGAGATGTATTATTGTGTTGCTCTGCACAATGCACTACTTTTGGTAATTATATTCAACAGGAATACTAGAATATTCTCTGAGTTTCTCCTTTAATACTACCTTCATGTTTCCTTTGTC
This window encodes:
- the LOC127207329 gene encoding olfactory receptor 10AG1-like; translated protein: MFYLSCVDDRKIRTEKSNASFLIEFVLLGFSDVPSLQWILFGIFLLMYLMILMCNSIIMLITRMDPALQTPMYFFLSNFSFVEICYVTVTIPRMLVDLCTQKGTISILACATQMCFILMLGGTECLLLTAMAYDRYVAICNPLHYSLVMNQRTCTQLVASCWISVIPVVIGQTWQIFSLHFCGSNRINHFICDIPPVLKLACGNTFVNEIAVYVVAMVFVMVPFVLIIFSYCKIIFSILKLSSAKGRAKAFSTCSSHLTIVVLFYGTAGITYLQPKPNQSETIGKLLSLFYTILIPTLNPIIYTLRNKDIMVALRKLFSKLLV
- the LOC127207607 gene encoding olfactory receptor 10AG1-like codes for the protein MEFVLSTDEKKFITENSNTTVTEFVLLGFSDVPHLQWMLFGIFLLIYLSILICNSIIMLITRTDPSLQTPMYFFLSNFSFVEICYVTVTIPRMLIDLYTQKGTIPLLSCAVQLCFVIMLGGMEFLLLTVMAYDRYVAICNPLHYPLVMNSKVCVQLVAACWICIIPVVTGQTYQIFSLPYCGSNKINHFFCDIPPLLKLACGDTFVNNLSIYVASVVFIMVPFLFIIVSYGKIICNILKLSSAGGRSKAFSTCSSHLIVVVLFYGTATITYAQPKAHQSETSGRLLSLFYTILIPLLNPIIYTLRNKDITVALRKLQAKLSIYGNA